In Janthinobacterium sp. B9-8, the genomic stretch CACGCTGGTCTACGATGCGTTGATCGTAGTCGTCGTAGATATACATCTGAATCATCCAGAAAAAGAGATCGGGCTATGTGCCGCCAATGACATTAAAACTGCAATAAAAAGGGCAGAAAATCTCACTACTTGCAGAGATTGTCTACCCGAGTGTGCCAATTTATCCCTCAGACTATACCAGCGGCACTTTACAAACCAAATGACTATTTTTGAATAAGGTTAGGCTGCAATCGGCATATACCCGCTTGCCTTCTGGAGTAAAGAGACGGCTCCGTAAATAAACTGCCCATAAGCCCGGTTTAAAGCAGCTGGCATAATAAGCTGCAAAAATCATCAGCAAAACAATGTACTGGGCATTATTTACCTTGCTCTCTGCTGGCACAGGCCAATCGTATGGGATAACCACGATGGCGATTTGTTTACACGGCTCTTGCACGAAGAGTATCCTCGCATTTCAATCGAACTTTGAACCCACAGCATGACACTCCAAAGCACCCCAATTAATCGCCTCGATTACACTCCTCCGGCCTTTTTAATCGACCGAGTGGATCTTACTTTCGAACTAGAAGAAAGCCAGACCCGGGTTCAATCCCGTCTGGTACTCAAACGCAACCCTGAGGCCGCGCCCCAATTACCACTGGAGCTGGCTGGCGAAGAGCTGACACTTGAATCGATCAAGTTAGACGGCGCGCCACTCAAGGCCGATGCTTATACGGTTTCTGCCAATGGCTTAATGATCGCGGCCATGCCCGACGAAGCCATTCTGGAAATCGTGACCCTGATTAACCCGCTCACCAACACCAGCTTAAATGGGCTGTATGTTTCGAGCGGTAATTTTATTACTCAGTGCGAGGCCGAAGGCTTTCGCAAGATTACTTATTACTTAGATCGCCCTGATGTGATGGCTAAATTTACCACCACCATCATTGCCGATAAAACCCGCTACCCTGTACTGCTGTCTAACGGCAATCGCGTCGACAGCGGCCAGATGGATAAAAACCGTCACTGGGTAAAATGGGTCGATCCATTTAAAAAACCCGCTTATCTCTTTGCACTGGTTGCCGGTAAATTAGTCATGCTGGCCGATCAGCACACCACGCCAAGTGGCCGCCAGGTTGCGCTAGAGATTTTTGTAGAGCCGGGCAATCTGGATAAATGTCATCACGCCATGGCCGCAGTCAAAAAAGCCATGCGCTGGGATGAAGAGCGCTTTGGTCTGGAATACGATCTGGATTCCTACATGATTGTTGCCACCAGCGATTTCAATATGGGCGCGATGGAAAACAAAGGCTTGAATATTTTCAACACCAAATACGTGTTGGCCAAGCCAGAAACCGCCACTGACGTGGATTTTGACGGCATTGATGCCGTGGTTGCCCACGAATACTTCCATAACTGGACCGGCAATCGCGTGACCTGCCGCGATTGGTTCCAGCTCAGCCTAAAAGAAGGGCTAACGGTTTATCGCGATCAGGAGTTCTCCAGCGATATCGGCAGCCGCTCGGTTGAGCGTATTAATAACGTAAAAGCGCTGCGCGAAATGCAATTTGCCGAAGACGCAGGCCCGCAAGCGCACTCGGTTCGCCCAGAAGCTTACTCAGAAATTAATAATTTCTACACCATGACCATTTACGAGAAAGGCTCGGAAGTGGTGCGCATGTATGCCACCCTTTTGGGCAAGGCAGGCTTTCGTAAGGGGATGGATCTCTACTTTAAGCGCCACGATGGCCAGGCAGTTACATGTGATGATTTCCGTGCGGCCATGAGTGATGCAAATGGTGTTGATCTCACTCAGTTTGAAGAGTGGTATAAGCAGGCAGGTACACCAGAATTGGCCATCACCAGCCAATATGACGCCGCAGCCAAAACCTATACCCTGCATATCGAGCAAAGCTGCCCAGCCACACCGGGCCAAGCCGAAAAACGCCCTTTCCATATTCCGCTGGCACTAGGCCTCTTGGATAAGCAAGGCAAAGACTTGCCGCTGCAATTAGTGGGTGAAGTAGAAGCACAGGGCACAACACGCGTGCTGGAGCTGACGGCCACCAGCCACAGCTTTAGCTTTATCAATATTGACGAAGCGCCAACGCCATCCTTGCTACGTGATTTCTCTGCGCCGGTGAAGCTGAGCTATGCTTACAGCGATGAAGAGCTGGTGTTTCTGATGGCTAACGACAGCGATGCCTTTAATCGCTGGGAAGCTGCCAATACCTTTGCAAAAAACCTGCTGCTCTCGCTTTACGCCAGCAACGATGATCAGCCACTCGCGCCTGCCAGCTTTATTAATGCGCTGCGTAAAGTATTAAGCGAAAAGCTCGATCCTTCACTCATTGCACTGATGCTGGATCTGCCGCGCGAAAATTATCTGCTTGAACAAATCGACAGCGTAAACCCTGCGCAATTGCATCTGGTACATCGCAGCGTCAAAGCACAAATCGCCCGCGAATTACGCGCCGAGCTGCTAGCAACTTACAACAAGCTCAACGATGGTAGCGCCTACCAGTACGAAGACGCGGGTAAACGCAGCCTGAAAAACATCTGCTTAGATTACTTAGCCGAGCTGGATGAACCCTTAGTTACCGAGCTATTAAGTAAGCAATATCGCCTTTCCGACAATATGACCGATCGCCTTTCCGCGCTTAAAGCACTGGTTAACCGTGATGGTGGTGAAGCCCAGCTGGCAGATTTTGCGGTGCAATGGCACGACGACGCGCTGGTGATGGATAAATGGTTTGCCCTGCAATCCACCAGCCGCCGCCCCGGCGCACTCAGCCGTGTGCAAGCGCTCATGGATCATCCGGCATTTTCAATTAAAAACCCGAATAAAGTACGCGCGCTGATTATGGGTTTTTGCTTGCAAAATGCAGTGCATTTCCACGCAGCAGATGGCTATGGCTATGCTTTTGCTGCCGACCGAATTATTGAACTCGACAAAATCAACCCACAAGTCGCAGCCCGCTTGGCATCCAGCTTTAACCGCTGGAAAAAAATGGAGCCACAACGCAGGCAAATGATGCAAGACGAGCTACAACGCATTGCCCAGCAAGATGATTTATCCAGCGATTTGGCTGAAATTGTGAATAAAGCGCTGAGCTAATTTTTTCGCTACGTCAGCAGCACAAATACCTTTGGGCATGCTCAAAGGTATTTTTTTGCTTAAAAACGACTCAAAAACCCTGACACAGATATTTCACCCTATAATGCTTAGCCACCCAATAGCTTACAATAAAAAACAACACTTAATCAGCGGAAATCCCATCCCAAAATAAAACCCAAATCTTGAAGCACTTCGACCCCAGAGAACGCAGAGTTGCACGAAGAAAACCTTGTATATAGATGCTTTTCTCCGTGGCCCCCGTGTTCTCCCTTTCCTTTGTGGCTCAAGATTTGGGTTTTACATGACTTCCACTAACACGTACTAGCAAACATCCAGCGAATAAGATGATGAAAAAAATCTCCTTAAAATGGATATTGGCACTCACCCTTGGCAGCGTCACCGCGCTTGGGGCTTACTGGGTTTTCAAGCCTAGCAAAGAAATCCCGCCCAAGCTGGATACGCCGATTATTGCACTGGCAGCTGGCTTGGCAGCCCCTGATGTCGTGCTGGCGACCCCTAATTTAGCGCAGCTACCTGCCGCACTGATGCAAGTACCACTATTTAAAAAGGTGCTCACAGAAGATGCGGTGGATTATTACGAGCATCATCCGGACAAACTAGGCCTGGAAGGTTCGCTCAGACGGATTGCTTTTGAGCACGAGCTTAATCTGCAAGACCGTTTTATGAATGCGCTGCTCTCTGAGCCTGCCGAAATGGCGATGTGGAAAAGCGACGATGGCCGCCCCGGCCACTGGGTGCTGCGCATTACAAAAAACAATTTCGCCAGCCTGCTGCAATGGGTAGCTAAGGCTTCATTAAGCGATAGCCAGCTTAGCGTGGATGGCAGCATCGCCAAAGTGCCATTGTATAAATTGCAATATGGCAACGACGACGCCCTCTGGTTTTTTAGCCAGAATAATAAACTAGTCGTGCTTTCTGATAAAAGCTGGCTGGAAGGCAAGCAGGCTGCGGCATGGACTAAAATCTTAAGCGGCCTGCTTGATGACAAGGCCAATCCTTTACTCCAGCATTACGGCGTGCAAGCCGCCAACAGCGGCCATGCTGTGGTCGCGAATATGAAATATCTTTCATTTGGCTATCAAAGCCTCTTTGCCAATGTAAAAGCGCTGCGCATGGATGTCAGCAAAGAAAACGGCTGGTTCAGCCATGTACTGCTTAATCAGCAAACTCGATGGGATGGCATGGCGCTCTGGCAATCTGCCCCCGATGGCGCTGCGCTTTGTCTATCCGCCCCTGTAGATTGGAAAACACTCAAGCCCGTCAGCAAAAAAGCCAATATCCCCGCCGAATGGCTGGCACAACTGGAGCCTGCCGCAGGCGTGTGCTGGTATCCGGATTCATCGCTCTACACCCCGCTGCTGCTGGCACAAACCCGCGAGCCAAAGCAATTTACCAAGCACGCCCCCAAGCTGTTTGACTGGCTGATAGGCGCAAGTGAAGCCGGCCTGCGGGACGAAGAAGCATCGCGCCTGCCGGTCAGAAAAAGTAAAAAAGATGATGGCCTGCTATTGCAACGCGCGGTGAGCGCCGACGATGGCAACCTGAGCAAAGAGGCCAAAGACGCCGCGCCTGATGTCGATAAGCTCACGCTGGGCCGCTATTTTGACGTCAGCATGGCGCAATCCGGATCATCCATCGTGTTCTCGCCAGACAGCAAACTCGTCAGCACAGCCATGGCCGTACAGCAAAAACGCTACGCCGCACTGGCAGACCGAATGGAAGGCCCAAAACAAGGCTATATCGCCCCGGAAGCGCTCTCCAAACTACTTACCACCGCCACGATGTCCACGCTGCCGGGCAAAGCACAGCCCCTGCTACAAAACGCCGCCGTTACGTATCTCATCCCGCATATCACTGCGATAGGCGAGTTCTCCAACACCGGCCTGCAACTCAGCCCCAGCGCAGATCAACGCAAAGATCAGCATTGGGAAAGATTGGAGTGGAAGAATCCGAAGTGATTTATGGGGGAATTGACAAACCCACACCTTGAACCACTTCGGCCCCAGAGAACGCGGAGTTTCACGGAGAAAAACAGGGCAGTAGGTATTTAATATTTTAAAACCCAGCGACTAGGGTTTAGATCTCTGCTCGTGGCACGGGGCTTAACTCCCCCTTGAAGCACGCCGAAGCGAGGAACAAGCGGGGTTTCGGCGAGGACTGTTTGAGCGAAGCGAGTTCCGCAGCCGCCGCTCGATTGTCCGCAGCGATGGGTTTCGTGCTGGCCGGGGCGGCCTTCTTTGCGTACTAGGATTTCTGGCCGTTCAAGAAAGTGAGTCCCACGCGGGGGATTCCCACACCAAAATCAACGTGCCGGAGGCACTGATCTTTTTGAATTTGTTTGCCGTACATGAAATGAAAACCGCCACATTTGGCAAACACCCCAAACAACAGCGAATATCACCCCCAACACAAGGAAACCGACCTTCTGTGTTTTTAAGTAAATATCTCTGCACTGGCCTTATCCTGCTCTGCACCACCAGCCATGCCGCAGAACCCGTCCTCAACCCCGCTCAAACGCAGGCTTTTCGGGGCTGGTTTGTGCGGATTGTGAATGAGCAGCTTCGTCAGGGGCCGAACCCGCGCTGGCAGCATCGAGATTGCGCGGGGCTGGTGCGTTTTGCGGTGGCAGAAGCCTTGCAAAAGCACGATGCGGCATGGCTGCAAAGCAATGGCATCAGCCGTACAGGTTTACCGCCAGAAGTGGATTTAAGCCCAGCCAGCCGCGATGCCCTGCGGCACAACTGGAAGCAATCTGACGGCAAACGTGCCGCCTATGTGCCCACCTTCGGGCTGGTGCAAAATAATGCCCGCCTGATTGGCAAAGATATTAATCAGGCAGAGGCGGGTGATTTACTTTTTTTTGACCAGGGCGACGATCAGCATGTGATGGTCTGGACTGGTCGTTATATTGCCTACCACACCGGAACGTCTCACCCAAAAGACTCGGGTTTAAGAGCCGTAAGAATCGATCAATTAATGCAATGGAAAGACACGCGATGGCAGCCACGCAACGACAACCCCAACTTTATCGGCATCTATCGCCTGGCTTTCTTGCCCTCTGCTTCTTAATTTTCCGCTTCTTCCGTAGTGCACATCAGTGGAAGTTTTATCATATGCAAAATCTTGAACCACAGAGAGCACAGAGTTTCACAGAGAAAAATCTCAAAAAAAGGTTTGGCTTTCTCTGTGGCTCTCTGTGTTCTCCTTTTACTCTGTGGTTCAAGATTCTGATTTTTGCTGGCGCTTTATTACACAGCCCCAGCTTTGCGGCCGATTACGCCGTGCGCGGCAATACTTTTTATTTATTGTCTGATTCTGACTTTGCCAGTACAGACGAGGCCACGGTGCGGCTGGAAGCGTCCACTTACGATGCGCAAAGCTATGGCGGGGTGGATATTCTGGTTTACCGCGTTCCCAAACCGCTGGATTTTCTAAAGCAGCAAAAAGACCCGCATAAGCTTGATTTGAAGGGTAACTATCAGGGCGAAGGCGCGGCCAATGCGCTGCGCTATCTGTGGGACCAATGGTATACCCGCTCACGTAAAGCATGGCAGCGGGTGTTTTCTGCCCCTGCGCGTGGTGCCGTCACCCAAGCCGCGCCCGCACTCAAAACCCCGCCGCCCACCACCACTCGCTATACCGCGGTGCGCCAGTATCAGCCGCTTAAAGGTTTTGAGCTGGTCAACGAGTTTCGCTATCCGCTGCATCTGGCCAAACCAGAAGCTGCGAACAAAGCCGGTCGCTTAGAAGGCAGCAGCAGCGAGCGCGGCGTCACCCCTGGCAATGTTCGCGTACCTTTGGGCAAGCTGGCTCCGGGCTTATATATTATTGAAGGCTATCTGGGCAGCTACCGTGCAGCCACCCTGCTGTTTGTCTCTGATACCGCGCTGGTTACCAAGGTATCGAGCGAACAAATGCTGGCATGGACTGCGCATAAACAAAGCGGCGCCGCCGTAGCCGACAGCGAGCTGGTCTGGAGCGACGGTAATGGCACTTTAAAATCGGGCGACACCGATAAAGAAGGTATCACCGTCTTTAAAAAAACCGCACCTGAGCAAAGCTATGTTTACGGCATAGACAGCAAGGGCGGCGCGATGATCTCGGAGAACTTCTACTATCCGGCAGAGGTGAACAACAGCAAGCTGTATATCGTCACCGACCGCCCGCTCTACCGCCCCGGCGATGAAGTGAATGTGTCGCTGGTAGGCCGCCAATTTGAAAGCGCCCGCGAAAGCAGCCGGCTTAAAGCTGAAACCGTGCAACTGATGCTGCGCGATCCTGCGGGCACCGAATTATCGCGCCAGGAAATCAAAATCAGCAACGATGGCGCAACCAGCCGCTTTACCCTGCCGGACAATGCCGTGGCAGGTGGCTATGAGCTGAGGCTGGTTTACCAGAACACCCCTTATGCCGCGCCGTTTCGCGTGTCTGAATATACCAAGCCGCATTACGATATCAGCATTGATTTGGATAAGGCCGCGCTTAAAACCGGTGAAGAAGTCAGCGGTAAAGTCAGCATGCGCTACCCCGATGGCCGCCCTGTGGCAGGGGCCAGCGTAGAGCTGGTGCTGCGCAGCCAGCGGGTATCTATGGTGAATGCCGAAGTGCAATACCAAGGCTTGTTCCCCCTTAAGGTAAAACAAGACACGCTTAAGCTGGATGCCAGCGGCAATGCCCGCTTTAGCCTGCCTGCCGCCACCGACCCCAGCCGCTATGTCTTGCGTGTGATCGGCAGCCAATCTGGCGCTTACCCCGTTACAGCCAGCCGCGAAGTGCTGATCGACAGCGCCGCCAGCCGCTACCACATCGTGCCGGACAAGCAGTTTTCTGCACCTAACGAAACCGCCCGCTTTAAGCTGATCAGCGATTGGCCGGGGCAGAATAAACCCGCCAGCTGGAATGCTCAGCGACTGGAAGACCGCAGCACACAAAGCGGCACGCTCGCAGGCAATGTCCAACAATTTGATATTCAGTTTAAGCAGGCCGGTAATTACCAGATTAATTTGCTGGATGCTGCGGGCAAGCCACTTGGGCAAAGCAGCTTTATAGTCAGCGGCAAGGGGCTAAATGTAGCGCCGGGATCGATCTCACTGCTGTTTGATCGCGAAAACTATGCGGTGGGTGAAACCGCCGAAGGGGTACTGAGTTTTCCTGAAGATGTAAACGATGCCCTGCTCACCTTAGAGCTGGAAAACGTGCAGGAAAAAGCCACGCTGGCCCAAGGCGGTGATTGGCTCAAGCTGAATAAAATCAACGCCCGCCAGTGGAAAATTAGCCTGCCTATCGTTAAAGACTATCGCCCGAATATGACTTTCTCGGTGCTGTATATCAAGCACGGCAGCCATACTTTCCAGAACCGTGGCTTAGCAGTGATTCAGCCCAAAATCGACGTCGCCATTAAAAGCGACAAAAAAGAATATCAACCCGGCGATATGGTGACGCTGGAGCTAAGCAGCAGTGTGGCGGGTAAAGGCGCACCGGCTCAGCTTAGCTTGGGTGTGGTCGATGAAATGATTTATCTGCTGCAGCCTGAAATCACGCCGGATATTTATGACTTTTTCTACCACGCCCGCCGCAATGCGGTGCGCACCAGCGCCAGCTTAAATTTCTATGGCTACGATATGGCATGGTCGCCGCGCGCAGGTGGGGAAGATGAAATGCGCTATAGCTCGCGCTCGCAAAAAATGCTGGTTCGCCCGCGGCGCGACAATATGGACACAGCCTACTGGAACGGCGCGCTGAAGACCGACGCCAACGGCAAACTCAAAATCCAGTTCCGCATGCCCGACGCGCTCAGCCGCTGGCGTATTACTGCCAGAGCCATTGATAACGACGGTGTGGTCGGGCAAAAAACCCACTATATCAACTCGAATAAAGCCGCCTATGTGCAATGGGCCGCGGCCAAAACCTTCCGTGAGGGCGACACGCCCAGCCTGCAAATCGCCGTGACTCAGCAGGCCGAAAAAGCCCAGTATCAATTGGTGACGCGCGCGGGGAATAGCGTACAAAAAGAGCAAACGCTCAACCTCACCAAGGGCACCAGTTATATTCCACTGGAGACTGGCCCGCTGCAAAACGGCCAGTTGATTGTTGAATTAAAACAAGGCGGCAAGCTGATCGACCGGCTGATTACCGATCTTAGCCTGCAAGCGGCGCAAGAAATGCACACGGTCAGCCAAAGCATTCAGCTAAAAGAGGGTAAGGCAGATATCAGCCTGCCTGCCGATGCACAAGCCGTGCGCCTACAGCTTTTAGATAGCGGCGATGCGGCGTTTCGCAGTGTGATCGATGATTTAATCGATTACCCCTATGGCTGCGTAGAGCAAACCGCCAGCCGCCTGCTGCCCTTAAGCCTTGCTTACCAAAAGCTCAGCGACGCCCCAGCGCCTATGCGCGCTGCCTTGCGCCAGCGTATCGAAAACGCACGTTTACGCTTACTAAAAATGAGCGGCAGCGGCGCGGTCTTTAGCTGGTGGGGCGACAGCACGGCAGGCGACCCGATGCTGACCAGCTACGCCCGCCTTGCCGAAGCACAGGCCAGCCGTGCGCTGGGCCTAAGCCCAAGGCTGGCCAACAGCAAATCCTTCCAAACGCTGTATGCCAATCAAGTAAAATCCATGCCGCCGCTGCATCAGGCGCTTACTTTATGGATGGCGGCCGACACCGGCGAGGCGATTCGCACCCAGCTTTCCGGTCTTGTCGATCAGCTGGCAAAAACCAGCCCTTCAGCAAATACGGCCAAGGCCAATATCATGAACTCGCCCGATTCGGCGCAAGGCCAGCAGGCCGCGCTGGTGCTGGTCAGCAAGCTGGCCAGCCAGCACAAGCTCGCACTGCCGGACGCCATCAAAACATCGGCCAAAACGGCAACGCTCAGCCTTAAAAAATCAAACAAGCCATGGCTGCAGGCACTGGCAGCATGGAGCAGTGGCGAGCTAGCTGACACCGCACAGCTGCTGGCCACACTCAGCCAGAACACACCAACGCTGGAGCGCTCCCTCGCCCTGCTGTGGTTGCAAGATGAGTGGAAAACCGCCAAGGCCGGCACGCTTGCGCCACAGGGGGCATGGCGCAAAAACGCAGGTAGCAGCGGCGGCATTGAATGGCGTTTAAACAGCAAAGCCACAGAAACATTGACTGTTCAGGTAGCTAAAGCACCGGCCTTACTCAATGCCACGCTGAAATACGATAGCGCCAGCAAAGCAGCAAGCGCGCTGCCAGTGAGCATTACCCGTCAGCTTTATGTATTAGAGCCCAAAGGAGAGGCGGGCTTTACCGCCAAGCCTGTGCCCTGGACCAGTAAGCTGGCGACCGACAAATTGTATATCGATGAAATCGTGCTGCAATCGAAAAAAACCTACCGCTACGGCCTGATTGAAGCGGCACTGCCACCGGGAGCCATGATTGAAGAGCAGCATTGGGGATTAAATATCGACAATCTGCCGGGGCAGGATAAATACGAGGATGAGGAAGGAAACGAGCAAAACACCCTCGCCGTCCAGCCCATGCAACAGCGCCCCCTAGGCTACGCCCAGCCTGTGGCCGTGCTAGATGGCAAAGTCGTGCAGCGGCAGATTATCCGCTTCACCCAAGCGGGCCGCTTTACCCTGCCTGTAGCACGCTACTTTAGAATGTATCAGCCAGACGAAGCCGCGCTAGAAGAAGGAGCTGCTCGTGTTGTGGAGATTCGCTAAGCCGAAATCCCCCCTAGCCCCCCTTTTTCAAAGGGGGGAAGCGACCTATGCAGCGCACTGGGGAGCTGTTTGCTCTGCGCAAAACGGCGACAGTAAGCACCACGCCTCCCCCTTTGAAAAAGGGGGATTGAGGGGGATTTGCCTGTTCATTCTGCTCCTCACCAGCAACCAAGCCACAGCCAGCACGCCCTGCCAGCCCTTGCCAGAAATCCAGCAAAGGCTGGAGCAACTGGCGCGTGGCTGGCATAGCACACTGGCGCTAGAAACCGGCTATGCACCGCCAGCACGCTATACCGTTTGCCAGTTAAAAAGTGGCCTGCCCTTTGCGGATCACCCGCTAAAACGTATTTATATCCGTGGGCTTGCCAGCGAGAACGATGAAATCACCCTCGCCCACGAATACCTGCACCTCGCCTTCAGCCACCACCCACGCGGCCACTATGAGGTGTTTATCGAAGCCATGGCAAGACGCCTTGTGGGGGTGCAGTGAAATACCCGAACACTTAAAAAGTTCTGTAGACACAGAGCTACGAAGAGCACACGGAGAAAACCTATAAGAAGAAGGTCTTAACGCTTTCGTTTTTCTCTGTGTTCTGCTTTTAAACTCTGTGTTCTCTGTGTCTACAGATCTTAGGTTTTCTCAGCTTTCCGCCTTAACGCGCATTTATTCGGATCAACACCATGAAGCCTTTAGCCCTGTTTCTCTGCCTTTTGAGCCCCTTTGCCGCTGCCGCCGGTTTGCAGATCGACGCTCCTGCTGGTGGCTGGCGTAATACGACGGGTAAGCCCGAGCGCTATACGCAAAACGTGCAGTATCCGGCCACGCTGGTGAATACGCCTGAAAACCAAGGCAAGATGGCCTTGATTCGTGGGCATATTGGCAAAA encodes the following:
- the pepN gene encoding aminopeptidase N, giving the protein MTLQSTPINRLDYTPPAFLIDRVDLTFELEESQTRVQSRLVLKRNPEAAPQLPLELAGEELTLESIKLDGAPLKADAYTVSANGLMIAAMPDEAILEIVTLINPLTNTSLNGLYVSSGNFITQCEAEGFRKITYYLDRPDVMAKFTTTIIADKTRYPVLLSNGNRVDSGQMDKNRHWVKWVDPFKKPAYLFALVAGKLVMLADQHTTPSGRQVALEIFVEPGNLDKCHHAMAAVKKAMRWDEERFGLEYDLDSYMIVATSDFNMGAMENKGLNIFNTKYVLAKPETATDVDFDGIDAVVAHEYFHNWTGNRVTCRDWFQLSLKEGLTVYRDQEFSSDIGSRSVERINNVKALREMQFAEDAGPQAHSVRPEAYSEINNFYTMTIYEKGSEVVRMYATLLGKAGFRKGMDLYFKRHDGQAVTCDDFRAAMSDANGVDLTQFEEWYKQAGTPELAITSQYDAAAKTYTLHIEQSCPATPGQAEKRPFHIPLALGLLDKQGKDLPLQLVGEVEAQGTTRVLELTATSHSFSFINIDEAPTPSLLRDFSAPVKLSYAYSDEELVFLMANDSDAFNRWEAANTFAKNLLLSLYASNDDQPLAPASFINALRKVLSEKLDPSLIALMLDLPRENYLLEQIDSVNPAQLHLVHRSVKAQIARELRAELLATYNKLNDGSAYQYEDAGKRSLKNICLDYLAELDEPLVTELLSKQYRLSDNMTDRLSALKALVNRDGGEAQLADFAVQWHDDALVMDKWFALQSTSRRPGALSRVQALMDHPAFSIKNPNKVRALIMGFCLQNAVHFHAADGYGYAFAADRIIELDKINPQVAARLASSFNRWKKMEPQRRQMMQDELQRIAQQDDLSSDLAEIVNKALS
- a CDS encoding DUF2138 domain-containing protein, with the translated sequence MMKKISLKWILALTLGSVTALGAYWVFKPSKEIPPKLDTPIIALAAGLAAPDVVLATPNLAQLPAALMQVPLFKKVLTEDAVDYYEHHPDKLGLEGSLRRIAFEHELNLQDRFMNALLSEPAEMAMWKSDDGRPGHWVLRITKNNFASLLQWVAKASLSDSQLSVDGSIAKVPLYKLQYGNDDALWFFSQNNKLVVLSDKSWLEGKQAAAWTKILSGLLDDKANPLLQHYGVQAANSGHAVVANMKYLSFGYQSLFANVKALRMDVSKENGWFSHVLLNQQTRWDGMALWQSAPDGAALCLSAPVDWKTLKPVSKKANIPAEWLAQLEPAAGVCWYPDSSLYTPLLLAQTREPKQFTKHAPKLFDWLIGASEAGLRDEEASRLPVRKSKKDDGLLLQRAVSADDGNLSKEAKDAAPDVDKLTLGRYFDVSMAQSGSSIVFSPDSKLVSTAMAVQQKRYAALADRMEGPKQGYIAPEALSKLLTTATMSTLPGKAQPLLQNAAVTYLIPHITAIGEFSNTGLQLSPSADQRKDQHWERLEWKNPK
- a CDS encoding DUF1175 family protein; protein product: MFLSKYLCTGLILLCTTSHAAEPVLNPAQTQAFRGWFVRIVNEQLRQGPNPRWQHRDCAGLVRFAVAEALQKHDAAWLQSNGISRTGLPPEVDLSPASRDALRHNWKQSDGKRAAYVPTFGLVQNNARLIGKDINQAEAGDLLFFDQGDDQHVMVWTGRYIAYHTGTSHPKDSGLRAVRIDQLMQWKDTRWQPRNDNPNFIGIYRLAFLPSAS
- a CDS encoding alpha-2-macroglobulin family protein, giving the protein MRGNTFYLLSDSDFASTDEATVRLEASTYDAQSYGGVDILVYRVPKPLDFLKQQKDPHKLDLKGNYQGEGAANALRYLWDQWYTRSRKAWQRVFSAPARGAVTQAAPALKTPPPTTTRYTAVRQYQPLKGFELVNEFRYPLHLAKPEAANKAGRLEGSSSERGVTPGNVRVPLGKLAPGLYIIEGYLGSYRAATLLFVSDTALVTKVSSEQMLAWTAHKQSGAAVADSELVWSDGNGTLKSGDTDKEGITVFKKTAPEQSYVYGIDSKGGAMISENFYYPAEVNNSKLYIVTDRPLYRPGDEVNVSLVGRQFESARESSRLKAETVQLMLRDPAGTELSRQEIKISNDGATSRFTLPDNAVAGGYELRLVYQNTPYAAPFRVSEYTKPHYDISIDLDKAALKTGEEVSGKVSMRYPDGRPVAGASVELVLRSQRVSMVNAEVQYQGLFPLKVKQDTLKLDASGNARFSLPAATDPSRYVLRVIGSQSGAYPVTASREVLIDSAASRYHIVPDKQFSAPNETARFKLISDWPGQNKPASWNAQRLEDRSTQSGTLAGNVQQFDIQFKQAGNYQINLLDAAGKPLGQSSFIVSGKGLNVAPGSISLLFDRENYAVGETAEGVLSFPEDVNDALLTLELENVQEKATLAQGGDWLKLNKINARQWKISLPIVKDYRPNMTFSVLYIKHGSHTFQNRGLAVIQPKIDVAIKSDKKEYQPGDMVTLELSSSVAGKGAPAQLSLGVVDEMIYLLQPEITPDIYDFFYHARRNAVRTSASLNFYGYDMAWSPRAGGEDEMRYSSRSQKMLVRPRRDNMDTAYWNGALKTDANGKLKIQFRMPDALSRWRITARAIDNDGVVGQKTHYINSNKAAYVQWAAAKTFREGDTPSLQIAVTQQAEKAQYQLVTRAGNSVQKEQTLNLTKGTSYIPLETGPLQNGQLIVELKQGGKLIDRLITDLSLQAAQEMHTVSQSIQLKEGKADISLPADAQAVRLQLLDSGDAAFRSVIDDLIDYPYGCVEQTASRLLPLSLAYQKLSDAPAPMRAALRQRIENARLRLLKMSGSGAVFSWWGDSTAGDPMLTSYARLAEAQASRALGLSPRLANSKSFQTLYANQVKSMPPLHQALTLWMAADTGEAIRTQLSGLVDQLAKTSPSANTAKANIMNSPDSAQGQQAALVLVSKLASQHKLALPDAIKTSAKTATLSLKKSNKPWLQALAAWSSGELADTAQLLATLSQNTPTLERSLALLWLQDEWKTAKAGTLAPQGAWRKNAGSSGGIEWRLNSKATETLTVQVAKAPALLNATLKYDSASKAASALPVSITRQLYVLEPKGEAGFTAKPVPWTSKLATDKLYIDEIVLQSKKTYRYGLIEAALPPGAMIEEQHWGLNIDNLPGQDKYEDEEGNEQNTLAVQPMQQRPLGYAQPVAVLDGKVVQRQIIRFTQAGRFTLPVARYFRMYQPDEAALEEGAARVVEIR
- a CDS encoding DUF2300 domain-containing protein gives rise to the protein MLWRFAKPKSPLAPLFQRGEATYAAHWGAVCSAQNGDSKHHASPFEKGGLRGICLFILLLTSNQATASTPCQPLPEIQQRLEQLARGWHSTLALETGYAPPARYTVCQLKSGLPFADHPLKRIYIRGLASENDEITLAHEYLHLAFSHHPRGHYEVFIEAMARRLVGVQ